The window gaaaataaattgtaGGGGGAGGCCGGATGTTACTTGGTCCTGCACCTCAAACTAGGGATTTTCCTCCCAGTTGAAAAGGACAAAACTCAGGCTTTTCAACATTCTCATCACTAGTGGAAAACTGCAGTATCCATAAAAGGCTATCCAAAAGAGGGTTTCTTAAAGTTGAAAAACCTAAATTAGGCTCAGGATTAAAGTTTCCCATTCTTGAGCTGGGGAAGGGGTGGAAGTTCAGTCACCAGGAGTAAATGCCCCACAGATCTTTTCCATGAATGACACAGTAAACAAGATCCAGGAGTCATGGGGGTGCCCTGACATTGCAGACTCCTCTGAATTGGAGGGGGCTGGTGCCTTACCTAGAAGCTTCTCCACAGGCTTAGTGAGATGGGCCCCAGAGCCTAACCAGTGCCGGATTCTCTCCAAGTTAAGGCCTACGAGCTTCTCCCCATTCGTGTTGGGCATGGGGTCATAACAGCCCAGCTGCTCCAAGTACCGGCCATCTCGGGCACGCTTGTTGTAGGCAGCCACGATTCGGTAGAAGGGCCGGTTGGTGCAGCCGCTGAGGGCCAGGCGGATGGTCACATGTCCGCCATGGTATGTCTTACAAAGGAGGGAGGCTGTGGGAATACAGGTGGTTAGGGCCGGAAGCATCTCAGAATGACCCTGGGCTCTGTCCCACAGTGCCCTGGTGCGaagcttgcttttcctttctctgcccATCCAGAGACTACCCACCCTTCAAGAACCAAATGCCCATCCCCCAACCTGGTGCCATAGCACTTAGTCATGatgcttggcatacagtaggcgcTCAATAAATGTGAAGACTCTCCCTGCTCTGATCCCCGGAGTACCACCCCTGGGGCACTTCCGAGAacaatcaaagaatatgaaactTTATCAAGGTTCATCGAAGAGGGAGGCTAAATCCATGGGGACAGAtacaggttaagagacttgctcggGGTCAGAATCAATATCCGGGGCAGGAACTAAGCACCGCTTTACCCAATCCCCGTCCAGCAATCCCAGCGCTCCGCCCCTTTAAACCACAGCCTCCTTTGGGGACTAGCACGTGGCACGGGGGGGCGGGCTCTCCCACCTGCGTCTGCGCACAGCACTATCGCTGATTAGCCACATTCACCAGAGCCCTCCTCCCCGCGCCCCACTTGCCCTGTCCCGATCCCTCGTTCTCCTCCAAGCTAAGGGAGGTCACAGTGCCTCGCCCCACCCGGCAGTCACTCACTTAGCTGGACCATGGCGGGCTAGATGGAAACGACGCGCCAGGGGGTCTATAAGGAAACCCGTTAGGACTCGGAACCTCCGAAGCGACTGCACCGGGCCGGGCTCTCAGCGCCCCAGCTAGCGTCCCGTCCCCGCCACCGGAAGCGAAGAATTTTCTGCGCCTGTGCAGATGACCCCGGAAATTGTGGCTTCTGTGGTCCCGCCCCCTTTAAGTCGTCCATTCCTTTGGATTCCTTTGAACCCTCGTATATCTAGCGGGGCAAATATCACTCCAGTCCTTGAGGGCTAAagaggcagaattttttttttctggaggtggaagggaagggagaagaacatGATttgagctttaagaaaatcactttaggggagctagaaatgtcaAGATTTGGAGACTGATGGGATGCATGAGGTGGGgtaggcgggggggggggggtttaaatCAAGGATAATACCACGATTTCTTTTGCACGTGCGTGGCTGGGAAAATGCCGGTACCCTGGACTGAGTGGGGTTTCTTTGAGGAAAAGGCAttaagttctgttttagacacgCTGAGTCTGAGAAGTGTAGGAGACGCCCAGTTTGCAATGACCAGTAGATACTTAGCTCAGCACAGCGTCTATAGCCCCTATCGATTGGGAGTCGTGTTCCCTAGAGATGGTCACTGAAccgtgggagctgatgaggtcacggAGGGGAAgtgtagagagaaaaggagagagccCAGGATGGACCTTGGGTGAGACCCATCCTTAGGGAGTGTGATGCAGATGAGGATTGAGCCAGGGAATCTGAGACCACATGGGCAAGAAAAAAGTAATGTGACAAAAACCTGCAGAGGACAGAGGATCCAGGAGGAGAggggtggtcaacagtgtcaaatattACAGAGTAGctaagaaggataaggattgagcAAAGGTCATCAGATTCGGCAATTAGGTGATTACTGGTACCTTTGGGAAGAGCAGTTTTAAATAAGCGATTAGAAACCAGGTTGAAGGGACTTGAGCAGCAAGTGCTGAAAGCGGGACTGGAGATAAGGCATGTAATCAATCATTACAAGCATTTATTCACATACACACCTCCATACAGTGCCATACACTGCCAAGAGATGGGGATAAAACGAAAGGAAAAAACATTCCCTCATCCCAAGGAGCCTAAATTTTGgtggggaagacaacatttaaataaatagacTACCCAGTAGGAAGAAGATAACCTCAAAGGGGAAGGGCCCAGAACTGGGCAAGGCCTGCAGAAAGTGGGATAAAAGCCAAGGtttgaaggaaaacagggattgtaagaggtgggggtgaggacacagagctttttcttttctttttttttttcccccgaggggcaatgggtgttaagtgacttgcccagggtcacacagctagttaagtgtcaagtgtttgaggccagacttgaactcaagtcttcctgactccggggccggtgctctatccactgcgccacctagctgcccctgacacagGGCTTTTTAAAGCCGGGGAACAGCCACTGGAAAAGGGAGAATAAAGGATCAGAAAtcggaaaggcaggaaggagccaggctgtgaagaactttaaatgccaaagaactTTGTGTTTGAAACTGGAGGTCAAAAAAGCTACTAGAATGTATTCAGTACCTTGGGAGTCGTGGTGAggcctacattttaggaaaatcaccttggtagCTGCTTTGTGGAAGGTGGATTAGCatagggggtggggaaggcagggagaccagtttgAAGGCTGTTGCTGTAGTTGAGGCAAGAAGGCAGAAGGAAGGTGAGAGCTATCTGTGTGAGTGGGCAGAAGGGCATATGTATGTGagatattgtgaaaaaagaaatgagatttagCAGTTGATTGGATGAGTAGAATGAGTGAGAAGTTAAAAATGACACTAAGGTTACAATCCTGGGGTACCAGGAAGATGCTGAGGCTctggacagaaaaaaagaaagttcagaagaggggaagaTTTTGGGAAACGAAGCGTTCTGTTTCTGAGATGTCTCTTAAGTCATCCACTTCAAAATGTCCACTAGGCAGTTGTTGATGTGAGTTTGGAACTCCAGAGCCTGGACTTGAAGCTCCATAGAGATAAAACTTGAACCTGTGAGAACTGAGGAGATTACCAAGTGagaggagcagccaggtggcacagtggatagagcactggccctggagtcaggagaacctaaattcaaatctcacctcagacactatgtgaccctgggcaagtcacttaaccccaattgctttaaacgctttaaacatccggggccatctccacttgtcctgatGGATGTCAGGCCACTGAACCTAGATcgctctgaaggagaaagtgaggttggtgagtttgtacagccctcccccacttaaatccaattctttgcAAGTTATGACACTACCCCAGTGTCATGGCCCTCTTcgggaataaaggacaaacaacaaccaccatcaAGTGAGAGAGGAGTTTGACTGTAAAGGGGAAGCTACATACAGCAAACTACCTTGAGGAGAAGGGTGTAAGAAGGGTTTATTAAGGGTGGAGGAGACTTGGCCATGTTTATAGGTAGTAGGGAAAAAAGATTGAAGATTATAGAGGAATGACTGTAGAGGAATCTGCTGAAGAGATAGGGAAAAAGATCAGAGGTGCATAGAGACAGGTTGGCTTTGCTCAGTGATTGTGGGGAAATAGTAGGGAGAACAGATTTAATcaaagaaaatctttttaaaatgtaaaagtagGCAGAAACCAGATTGTGAAAGtcttcatatttttaaagaagttttaattaatattttctttcttacatCACAATGGAATCCTATGTAGCCCTCTTTCTCCTAAGAGACATCCTGTATGACTcatgtatttaattatttgtatttcttttagagaagatggggggggcggctaggtggcacagtggataaagcaccagccctggattcagaaggacctgggttcaaatccagcctcagacacttgacacttactagctctgtgaccctgggaaagtcactgaaccttcattgtcctgccccccccccaaagaaaaagaaaaaagaaagagaagatgggggaaaaaagaacaaatgattgATATGttgaaaaaaagtccaaaaatttGTACAGTGCACAACTCTTATgaacctcccacctccatgaGAAATTCATTAGGGATATCTGTATCTCTTCTTTCCAAGTCttgtttgatctttataattttgttacatttacttttgatttttttggtatgTCATTCtatctatttacattgttgtgggcCTTCTTTATAGTGTTTTATTGTCTGcatactttattctgcatcagtccatgtacatctctccatttttcacacacattcattcttttttttttttttctggacaatgagagttaagtgacttgcccagggtcacacagctagtaagtatcaagtgtctgaggctagatttgaactcaggtcctcttgaatccagggctggtgctttatccactgtaccacctagctgccccacacacattACATTCTTGTATcacaatttgtctagccattTCACAATAgatgagcatctactttgctTCTAAATCTTAGTGATcccaaaaagtgctgctataaatattttggagtatatggggaTTTTTACTTATGAATGACTGACTTCCTTAGGGTATTAGCCCAGTAATGAATTTctagttcaaagggtatggacattttagtcactttatttgtgtaattccaaattactttccacaTTGGTTGTCCCATTCCATAGCTCCACCACCAatatattagtgtgcctatctttccacagcccct is drawn from Dromiciops gliroides isolate mDroGli1 chromosome 2, mDroGli1.pri, whole genome shotgun sequence and contains these coding sequences:
- the MRPS16 gene encoding 28S ribosomal protein S16, mitochondrial produces the protein MVQLTSLLCKTYHGGHVTIRLALSGCTNRPFYRIVAAYNKRARDGRYLEQLGCYDPMPNTNGEKLVGLNLERIRHWLGSGAHLTKPVEKLLGLSGFFPLHPMTVTNAERLRRKRALEASSVSQAASTETEPS